TTGGAGCATCAGCCACATGGCCTGGACGTAATCTCCTGCAAAGCCCCAGTCGCGCCGGGCATCGAGGTTGCCGAGTCGCAGTTCCTTCGCCTTTCCAAGTTTGATTTTCGCAACACCGTCGGAGATCTTCCTTGTTACGAACTCCAACCCACGGCGCGGGCTTTCATGGTTGAATAATATTCCCGATGTCGCAAAGATATCGAACGACTCGCGGTAATTGACCGTGATCCAATGCCCGTACACCTTCGCCACGCCGTAAGGACTGCGCGGATAGAAAGGCGTCGATTCCTTCTGCGGCACTTCCAACACCTTGCCGAACATCTCGCTCGATGAGGCTTGATAAAAACGGATCTTTGGGTTTACAAAGCGGATCGCTTCCAGCATGCGCGTCACCCCAAGCGCGGTCACATCGCCGGTGAGCGCCGGTTGATTCCACGAAGTCGGCACGAACGACTGCGCCGCCAGGTTATACACTTCAGTGGGTTTGTACTCTTCGAGCATCGAGAGCAGGGAACCCTGATCCTGCAGGTCACCCTGAAGGACGGTCACATCGTCGAGGATGTGTTCGATCCGTTCAAAACTCACCGTACTGGAACGGCGCACCATCCCAACCACTTTGTAACCTTTCGATAACAGGAGTTCAGCCAGATAGGAACCGTCCTGGCCCGTGATTCCTGTAATGAGTGCTGTCGGCATTATTTCTCCTTGCGTTCAAAATTCAGTCGCTGAATTATACACCATGCGCCTTGCGGTCACGCCACACGCCCCAGCCGATGATCGCGATCCATGAACCGAGGATCAGCGCCACCATCCACACAAAAGGCAATTGACCGCCGAAATGTAAATATCGGTTCAAATACCATTGAGTGAAGACCACCACCAGTACAAGTTCCATGGCGACCACACGGCCGACCCAGGCATTGCGAGTTTCCCGCCACCAAACCCACACATGACCGGCAAGGATCGCCTGCCACATAAATAGGATCAAACGATAGCGCGGATTGTCCCATTGATCGCCGCCCCCGCGCAAAGCCGTAAAAAGGATCCAACCCCAGACAATGAAACTCAACCAAAGGATGATGCTTCGGCTCTTTGCTCCGCCTTTGGCTGACCCCAACCCAAAAGAGAGAATCAACGCCGGAAGCAGCGCGTACCAACCGATCGCCCTAAAGATGCCGATCGCCTTCCAAAGGAGATTGGTGGGCGCGATAAGAATCGCCGGAAGGATTGGCTGCAGCACCCCGTAGATCATCACGAAGGGCAGTTCCATCCAATCCGGCATTTCATCGAAGAGTTTCTGCACCCAGCCGGAACCTTCTTCGATCTTATAGGCGTTCCATTTGAACGACTCGCGGATGAAGGTTTGAATCACCCCGAGCGGACCGCCACCCCCGAGATTTCCCTGCTTGTCCAACGCGGAGGAGAGGAGAAATAGTCCGGCAAGAAAAACAGTCACCAATAAAGCCGCAACCCACCATGGAAAGCGACCGCGCTCGCTGGAAAAGTACATCCACCCGCCGAGGATGACGA
This portion of the Anaerolineales bacterium genome encodes:
- the gmd gene encoding GDP-mannose 4,6-dehydratase is translated as MPTALITGITGQDGSYLAELLLSKGYKVVGMVRRSSTVSFERIEHILDDVTVLQGDLQDQGSLLSMLEEYKPTEVYNLAAQSFVPTSWNQPALTGDVTALGVTRMLEAIRFVNPKIRFYQASSSEMFGKVLEVPQKESTPFYPRSPYGVAKVYGHWITVNYRESFDIFATSGILFNHESPRRGLEFVTRKISDGVAKIKLGKAKELRLGNLDARRDWGFAGDYVQAMWLMLQQDMPDNYVIGMGETHSVKEFCEVAFSHVGLDYKDYVVVDEKFYRPAEVDLLISDPSLARNKLQWEPAVTFRELVTMMVDSDMARHKKITA